The following coding sequences lie in one Colius striatus isolate bColStr4 chromosome 14, bColStr4.1.hap1, whole genome shotgun sequence genomic window:
- the HERPUD1 gene encoding homocysteine-responsive endoplasmic reticulum-resident ubiquitin-like domain member 1 protein isoform X1: MEPLPLLVRSPTHRHPDLRLRACPAWTVRRLKAELRRLVPDAPAEEDQKLIYSGKLLLDHQYLRELLPKHGELHALHLVYRVRTPASVEGSSAEVKADQPKLSSGASQEPSSNGDHLRRPSGAQPSAEARNRLEPPQHPLHSVAPGFSAYTTYSMLQMSWLQQIYARQYYMQYLASTAASADPSHTQHPQEIPVASVTPPAPLPDPFPAQDQPGNQNIAAPVNAVANQELRLNAQGGPIMEEEEEGARRDWLDWLYSATLFYVFVNIVYFYSSVSRFLLVMGGTVLMYLHQGGWLPFRRRALQPFPGNAAAPQAALNQDQNNNLQGGNAARADEPEAPVNEGQAPQELQQAKLSFVSTAWVFFKTFFASLLPEGPGVTHN, from the exons ATGGAGCCGCTGCCGCTGCTGGTGCGCAGCCCCACGCACCGGCACCCCGACCTCCGCCTCCGCGCCTGCCCCGCCTGGACCGTGCGCCGCCTCAAGGCCGAGCTGCGCCGCCTCGTGCCCGACGCCCCG GCTGAAGAGGATCAAAAGCTGATCTAttctgggaagctgctgcttgaTCATCAGTATCTGAGAGAGCTGCTGCCAAAG cACGGGGAGCTGCATGCTCTGCACTTGGTGTACAGGGTCAGGACTCCTGCCAGCGTGGAAGGAAGCAGTGCAGAG GTTAAAGCTGACCAGCCAAAGTTATCCTCAGGAGCTAGTCAAGAGCCTTCCTCAAATGGTGACCATCTGAGACGCCCCTCTGGTGCCCAGCCTTCAGCAGAAGCCAGGAACAG GTTGGAACCCCCTCAGCATCCCTTGCACAGTGTGGCTCCTGGCTTCTCTGCTTACACAACCTACAGCATGCTCCAGATGTCCTGGCTTCAGCAGATTTATGCAAGACAATACTACATGCAATA CTTGGCTTCTACTGCTGCATCTGCTGACCCatcccacacacagcacccTCAGGAGATACCAGTGGCCTCAGTgacccctccagctcctctcccagACCCTTTCCCAGCCCAGGATCAGCCTGGCAACCAGAACATTGCTGCTCCAGTTAATGCTGTGGCCAACCAGGAGCTGCGGCTCAACGCCCAAGGGGGTCCCAtcatggaggaggaggaggagggagcccGTCGAGACTGGCTGGACTGGCTCTACTCAGCAACACTCTTCTATGTCTTTGTCAACATTGTCTACTTCTACTCCAGTGTCAGCAGGTTCCTCCTGGTGATGGGTGGCACCGTCCTGATGTACCT GCACCAGGGTGGGTGGCTCCCCTTCAGACGAAGAGCACTTCAACCCTTCCCAGGcaatgctgctgctcctcaggctGCCCTCAACCAGGACCAGAACAATAACTTACAG GGGGGAAATGCAGCCAGAGCAGATGAACCTGAGGCCCCAGTCAACGAGGGACAAGCTccccaagagctgcagcaggccAAGCTTTCCTTTGTGAGCACAGCATGGGTCTTTTTCAAGACTTTCTTTGCCTCCCTTCTTCCAGAAGGGCCTGGAGTGACCCACAACTGA
- the CETP gene encoding cholesteryl ester transfer protein gives MPWAGRMGLGTLGVLLLLVQAAAACEFGPFPYGDTGIVCRMTKAAALLLNQETAQLIQTAFRNARFPNVTGERSVRLLGTVAYGLSNIQVNDLSIEKSEVELKENDAIHIAIKNVTAVFKGTLSYSYTGAWFLQLLHSVDFEIESSIDLQINIKLMCQKEQVAADASDCYLTFHRLTLHLQGDKEPGWLKQLFTDFISFTLKLVLKGEVCNEINFLAQMLAGFVHELADNFVQDEDIKIDLSLASVPLIKANYLESHHKGLVLYKNFSDALGDSVFSPSLLSEARMLYFWVSEHLLSSLASAAFLDRRLVATIAGEKLQALFEVEDTAVQQKAVQMIFQGASYNESVAKVWSLAHPQISVQPEGTVVKSLVAAEVNIFPAGEEPLMVLYMEKEITVTVRAAYAENKLILHPLDSRTEFKVFKCAADPSGNDPSIRNFLQTMISLVGIPEVISRIEPALTSMMNSKGLHLFEIRNPEIITRKGYLIVQLDFGFPNHLLLDFLKKKI, from the exons ATGCCCTGGGCTggcaggatggggctggggacCCTGGGGGTCCTGCTGCTCCTCGTGCAGGCGGCAGCAGCCTGTGAGTTTGGGCCCTTCCCATACGGTGACACCGGCATCGTCTGCAGGATGACCAAAGCTGCGGCTCTGCTGT TGAACCAGGAAACAGCTCAGCTCATCCAGACAGCCTTCAGAAACGCCAGGTTCCCCAACGTCACCGGCGAGCGCTCCGTGCGCCTCCTGGGCACCGTGGCTTACGGGCTCAGCAA CATCCAGGTCAATGATTTGTCCATAGAGAAGAGTGAGGTGGAGCTCAAGGAGAACGATGCCATCCACATTGCCATCAAAAACGTGACGGCTGTCTTCAAAGGGACCCTGAGCTACAGCTACACTGGGGCCTGGTT tttgcagctgcttcattCAGTGGATTTTGAAATCGAGTCCTCCATTGACCTCCAGATAAACATCAAACTGA TGTGCCAGAAGGAGCAAGTGGCTGCTGATGCCTCAGACTGCTACCTGACCTTCCACAGGCTGACACTTCACCTCCAAGGAGACAAGGA GCCGGGCTGGCTGAAGCAGCTCTTCACAGATTTCATCTCCTTCACTCTGAAGCTGGTTCTGAAGGGCGAG gTGTGCAATGAAATCAATTTCCTTGCCCAGATGCTGGCAGGTTTTGTCCATGAGTTAGCAG ATAATTTTGTCCAGGATGAGGATATTAAAATTGATCTCTCCCTTGCATCAGTTCCTTTAATAAAAGCCAATTACTTGGAATCACATCACAAG GGCCTTGTCCTGTACAAGAACTTCTCAGATGCCCTGGGAGACTCAGTGTTCTCACCATCTCTGCTGTCTGAGGCCCGGATGCTCTACTTCTGGGTGTCTGAGCACCTCCTCAGCTCTCTGGCTTCAGCAGCGTTCCTGGACCGGCGCCTGGTCGCAACCATCGCAGGGGAGAAGCTGCAG GCGCTGTTTGAAGTGGAGGACACGGCGGTGCAGCAGAAGGCCGTGCAGATG ATTTTCCAAGGAGCCTCCTACAACGAGTCTGTGGCCAAGGTGTGGAGTCTTGCCCACCCCCAAATCTCTGTTCAGCCTGAAGGGACAGTTGTGAAGTCCTTGGTAGCAGCAGAGGTCAACATCTTTCCAGCAGGAGAAGAGCCCCTGATGGTTCTGTACATGGAGAAG GAAATCACAGTCACTGTCCGAGCTGCCTATGCAGAAAACAAGCTCATCCTGCACCCTCTGGACTCCAG GACAGAGTTTAAAGTCTTTAAATGTGCAGCTGATCCAAGTGGG AATGACCCATCCATAAGAAACTTCTTGCAGACAATGATCTCTCTTGTTGGGATCCCAGAAGTGATTTCAA GGATCGAGCCAGCTTTGACTTCCATGATGAACAGCAAAGGGCTGCACCTCTTTGAGATCAGGAACCCTGAGATCATCACAAGAAAG GGCTATTTAATCGTGCAGCTTGACTTTGGCTTCCCCAATCATTTGCTTCTtgattttctgaagaaaaagatatAG
- the PARD6A gene encoding partitioning defective 6 homolog alpha isoform X2, protein MAKHHRTPARAAEPVIEVKSKFDAEFRRFAMKRSGAGGFQEFYRLLQTVHQIPRLDVLLGYTDVHGDLLPINNDDNYHKALSSANPLLRVIIQKKESEAGVFASNSLQRKKKGLLRPAQCRAKPGLLIGLPQDFRQISSIIDVDILPESHRRVRLHKHGSDKPLGFYIRDGVSVRVAPHGVEKVPGVFISRLVKGGLAESTGLLAVSDEILEVNGIDVAGKSLDQVTDMMVANSHNLIITVKPANQRNNVIRGSKASGSSGVSTDSTPSQHTPSPASHYLGNSSAAESDEEGDLVIESDGAARYEPGGCPNGGPSHGPLRRSLSPRGSLQSLGSHDGSPGRGDGGLLTL, encoded by the exons ATGGCCAAGCACCACCGCACGCCCGCGCGCGCCGCCGAGCCCGTCATCGAGGTCAAGAGCAAG TTCGATGCCGAGTTCCGCCGCTTCGCCATGAAGCGCTCGGGGGCTGGCGGCTTCCAGGAGTTCTACCGCCTGCTGCAGACCGTGCACCAGATCCCGCGCCTGGACGTGCTCCTGGGCTACACCGACGTGCACGGCGACCTCCTGCCCATCAACAACGACGACAACTACCACAAAGCCCTGTCCTCCGCCAACCCCCTGCTCAGGGTCATCATCCAGAAGAAGG AGTCCGAGGCCGGCGTCTTCGCCTCCAACTCCCTGCAGCGGAAGAAGAAGGGGCTGCTGCGGCCGGCGCAGTGCCGCGCCAAGCCCGGGCTGCTCATCGGGCTGCCGCAGGACTTCCGCCAGATCTCGTCCATCATCGACGTGGACATCCTGCCCGAGAGCCACCGGCGCGTGCGCCTGCACAAGCACGGCTCCGACAAGCCCCTGGGCTTCTACATCCGCGACGGCGTCAGCGTGCGCGTGGCCCCCCACGGCGTCGAGAAGGTGCCCGGGGTCTTCATCTCCCGCCTGGTGAAGGGCGGCTTGGCCGAGAGCACGGGGCTGCTGGCCGTCAGCGACGAGATCCTGGAGGTCAACGGTATCGACGTGGCCGGCAAGTCCTTGGACCAAGTGACGGATATGATGGTGGCCAACAGCCACAACCTCATCATCACCGTCAAACCGGCCAACCAGCGCAACAACGTCATCCGCGGCAGCAAGGCGTCGGGCAGCTCGGGGGTGTCCACGGACAGCACCCCCAGCCAGCACACCCCCAGCCCGGCCTCGCACTACCTGGGCAACTCCAGCGCGGCCGAGAGCGACGAGGAGGGCGACCTGGTCATCGAGAGCGACGGCGCGGCGCGCTACGAGCCCGGCGGCTGCCCCAACGGCGGCCCCAGCCACGGACCCCTCCGGCGCAGCCTCTCCCCGAGGGGCTCCCTCcagtccctgggcagccacGACGGCAGCCCCGGCCGGGGGGACGGCGGCCTCCTCACCCTATAG
- the PARD6A gene encoding partitioning defective 6 homolog alpha isoform X1, whose product MAKHHRTPARAAEPVIEVKSKFDAEFRRFAMKRSGAGGFQEFYRLLQTVHQIPRLDVLLGYTDVHGDLLPINNDDNYHKALSSANPLLRVIIQKKAESEAGVFASNSLQRKKKGLLRPAQCRAKPGLLIGLPQDFRQISSIIDVDILPESHRRVRLHKHGSDKPLGFYIRDGVSVRVAPHGVEKVPGVFISRLVKGGLAESTGLLAVSDEILEVNGIDVAGKSLDQVTDMMVANSHNLIITVKPANQRNNVIRGSKASGSSGVSTDSTPSQHTPSPASHYLGNSSAAESDEEGDLVIESDGAARYEPGGCPNGGPSHGPLRRSLSPRGSLQSLGSHDGSPGRGDGGLLTL is encoded by the exons ATGGCCAAGCACCACCGCACGCCCGCGCGCGCCGCCGAGCCCGTCATCGAGGTCAAGAGCAAG TTCGATGCCGAGTTCCGCCGCTTCGCCATGAAGCGCTCGGGGGCTGGCGGCTTCCAGGAGTTCTACCGCCTGCTGCAGACCGTGCACCAGATCCCGCGCCTGGACGTGCTCCTGGGCTACACCGACGTGCACGGCGACCTCCTGCCCATCAACAACGACGACAACTACCACAAAGCCCTGTCCTCCGCCAACCCCCTGCTCAGGGTCATCATCCAGAAGAAGG CAGAGTCCGAGGCCGGCGTCTTCGCCTCCAACTCCCTGCAGCGGAAGAAGAAGGGGCTGCTGCGGCCGGCGCAGTGCCGCGCCAAGCCCGGGCTGCTCATCGGGCTGCCGCAGGACTTCCGCCAGATCTCGTCCATCATCGACGTGGACATCCTGCCCGAGAGCCACCGGCGCGTGCGCCTGCACAAGCACGGCTCCGACAAGCCCCTGGGCTTCTACATCCGCGACGGCGTCAGCGTGCGCGTGGCCCCCCACGGCGTCGAGAAGGTGCCCGGGGTCTTCATCTCCCGCCTGGTGAAGGGCGGCTTGGCCGAGAGCACGGGGCTGCTGGCCGTCAGCGACGAGATCCTGGAGGTCAACGGTATCGACGTGGCCGGCAAGTCCTTGGACCAAGTGACGGATATGATGGTGGCCAACAGCCACAACCTCATCATCACCGTCAAACCGGCCAACCAGCGCAACAACGTCATCCGCGGCAGCAAGGCGTCGGGCAGCTCGGGGGTGTCCACGGACAGCACCCCCAGCCAGCACACCCCCAGCCCGGCCTCGCACTACCTGGGCAACTCCAGCGCGGCCGAGAGCGACGAGGAGGGCGACCTGGTCATCGAGAGCGACGGCGCGGCGCGCTACGAGCCCGGCGGCTGCCCCAACGGCGGCCCCAGCCACGGACCCCTCCGGCGCAGCCTCTCCCCGAGGGGCTCCCTCcagtccctgggcagccacGACGGCAGCCCCGGCCGGGGGGACGGCGGCCTCCTCACCCTATAG
- the HERPUD1 gene encoding homocysteine-responsive endoplasmic reticulum-resident ubiquitin-like domain member 1 protein isoform X2: MEPLPLLVRSPTHRHPDLRLRACPAWTVRRLKAELRRLVPDAPAEEDQKLIYSGKLLLDHQYLRELLPKHGELHALHLVYRVRTPASVEGSSAEVKADQPKLSSGASQEPSSNGDHLRRPSGAQPSAEARNRLEPPQHPLHSVAPGFSAYTTYSMLQMSWLQQIYARQYYMQYLASTAASADPSHTQHPQEIPVASVTPPAPLPDPFPAQDQPGNQNIAAPVNAVANQELRLNAQGGPIMEEEEEGARRDWLDWLYSATLFYVFVNIVYFYSSVSRFLLVMGGTVLMYLGEMQPEQMNLRPQSTRDKLPKSCSRPSFPL; the protein is encoded by the exons ATGGAGCCGCTGCCGCTGCTGGTGCGCAGCCCCACGCACCGGCACCCCGACCTCCGCCTCCGCGCCTGCCCCGCCTGGACCGTGCGCCGCCTCAAGGCCGAGCTGCGCCGCCTCGTGCCCGACGCCCCG GCTGAAGAGGATCAAAAGCTGATCTAttctgggaagctgctgcttgaTCATCAGTATCTGAGAGAGCTGCTGCCAAAG cACGGGGAGCTGCATGCTCTGCACTTGGTGTACAGGGTCAGGACTCCTGCCAGCGTGGAAGGAAGCAGTGCAGAG GTTAAAGCTGACCAGCCAAAGTTATCCTCAGGAGCTAGTCAAGAGCCTTCCTCAAATGGTGACCATCTGAGACGCCCCTCTGGTGCCCAGCCTTCAGCAGAAGCCAGGAACAG GTTGGAACCCCCTCAGCATCCCTTGCACAGTGTGGCTCCTGGCTTCTCTGCTTACACAACCTACAGCATGCTCCAGATGTCCTGGCTTCAGCAGATTTATGCAAGACAATACTACATGCAATA CTTGGCTTCTACTGCTGCATCTGCTGACCCatcccacacacagcacccTCAGGAGATACCAGTGGCCTCAGTgacccctccagctcctctcccagACCCTTTCCCAGCCCAGGATCAGCCTGGCAACCAGAACATTGCTGCTCCAGTTAATGCTGTGGCCAACCAGGAGCTGCGGCTCAACGCCCAAGGGGGTCCCAtcatggaggaggaggaggagggagcccGTCGAGACTGGCTGGACTGGCTCTACTCAGCAACACTCTTCTATGTCTTTGTCAACATTGTCTACTTCTACTCCAGTGTCAGCAGGTTCCTCCTGGTGATGGGTGGCACCGTCCTGATGTACCT GGGGGAAATGCAGCCAGAGCAGATGAACCTGAGGCCCCAGTCAACGAGGGACAAGCTccccaagagctgcagcaggccAAGCTTTCCTTTGTGA